A window from Neobacillus sp. PS3-40 encodes these proteins:
- the purH gene encoding bifunctional phosphoribosylaminoimidazolecarboxamide formyltransferase/IMP cyclohydrolase: protein MEKKRALISVSDKSGIVDFAKELVSLGFEIISTGGTKRVLQEHEVPVMGVSDVTGFPEILEGRVKTLNPLIHGGLLAKHDVLEHKQQLEEHRIHPIQLVCVNLYPFQQTIENPNVTVDDAIENIDIGGPSMLRSSAKNHQYVTALVDPTDYEMVIAELKAVGKTSLDTRKKLAAKVFRHTAAYDALIAEYMTDLVQEETPEKLTVTYDLKQTLRYGENPHQKAAFYKKPLGSAFSIANAKQLHGKELSYNNINDADAALQIVKEFTEPTAVAVKHMNPCGVGTGSKVYDAFSKAFAADPVSIFGGIIAFNREVDAETARKLHEIFLEIIIAPSFSKEALDILTGKKNLRLLTIPFDQVNKAEFKMVTIEGGLLTQEQDRYTLEDATITIPTKRQPTEAEWESLKLGWRVVKHVKSNAIVVASEDMTLGIGAGQMNRVGSAEIALKQAGAKAEGACLASDAFFPMNDTVEVAAKAGITAIIQTGGSIRDEDSIKKADEYGIAMVFTGVRHFKH from the coding sequence ATGGAAAAAAAGCGCGCACTAATTAGTGTTTCAGATAAGAGCGGAATAGTTGATTTTGCCAAGGAGCTTGTCAGCCTTGGCTTTGAAATTATTTCTACAGGCGGAACGAAAAGGGTATTACAGGAACATGAAGTGCCCGTCATGGGAGTTAGTGACGTAACAGGGTTTCCTGAGATTTTAGAAGGGCGTGTCAAAACATTAAATCCATTGATCCATGGGGGCCTTTTGGCAAAACATGATGTCTTGGAGCACAAACAGCAACTTGAAGAACACAGGATCCATCCCATCCAGCTTGTGTGTGTTAATTTGTACCCTTTCCAGCAGACAATTGAAAACCCTAATGTAACAGTTGATGATGCGATTGAAAATATTGATATTGGCGGTCCATCAATGCTAAGGTCATCTGCTAAAAACCATCAATATGTGACGGCTCTAGTTGATCCAACTGACTACGAAATGGTTATTGCAGAATTAAAAGCGGTAGGTAAAACAAGCTTGGATACAAGAAAAAAACTAGCTGCAAAGGTTTTCCGTCATACAGCAGCATATGATGCACTTATAGCTGAATATATGACAGACCTAGTTCAAGAAGAAACTCCAGAAAAATTAACCGTAACTTACGATTTAAAGCAAACTCTTCGTTATGGAGAAAATCCACATCAGAAAGCTGCCTTTTATAAAAAACCACTTGGTTCAGCATTCTCAATTGCTAATGCCAAGCAGCTCCACGGAAAAGAACTTTCCTATAATAATATCAATGATGCAGATGCAGCTTTGCAAATTGTGAAAGAATTTACGGAACCAACAGCTGTTGCTGTTAAGCATATGAATCCGTGTGGAGTTGGGACAGGAAGTAAGGTATATGACGCATTTTCAAAAGCATTTGCTGCCGATCCAGTCTCCATATTTGGCGGTATTATCGCTTTTAACAGGGAAGTAGACGCAGAAACAGCAAGGAAGCTTCACGAAATTTTCCTAGAAATCATCATCGCGCCATCCTTCTCAAAGGAAGCATTGGATATATTAACAGGGAAAAAGAATCTTCGCTTATTAACGATTCCATTTGATCAAGTGAACAAAGCGGAATTTAAAATGGTTACGATCGAAGGTGGATTGCTAACCCAGGAGCAAGATCGCTACACATTAGAGGATGCAACCATCACCATTCCAACAAAAAGACAACCAACAGAAGCAGAATGGGAATCATTAAAGCTTGGCTGGAGAGTTGTAAAACATGTGAAATCGAATGCCATTGTCGTTGCTAGTGAGGATATGACACTTGGTATTGGAGCAGGACAAATGAACAGGGTGGGATCAGCAGAAATTGCCTTAAAACAAGCGGGAGCTAAAGCTGAAGGAGCTTGTCTTGCATCAGATGCCTTCTTCCCAATGAATGATACGGTAGAGGTAGCTGCAAAAGCAGGAATAACGGCAATTATTCAAACCGGTGGATCAATTCGTGACGAGGATTCAATTAAAAAAGCAGACGAATATGGAATTGCCATGGTGTTTACGGGAGTAAGGCATTTTAAACATTAA
- the purD gene encoding phosphoribosylamine--glycine ligase produces MNVLIIGRGGREHAICRKVRESKKVEKVFVAPGNAGMTDVADLVLIQENDSEQLVQFALDQQVSLTIIGPETPLLAGLADKFQAAGLRVFGPSQAAAEIEGSKSFAKEIMKKYQIPTAEYAVFSSFEEARKYVEEKGAPIVIKADGLAAGKGVTVALTKEEALISLEEMLLDQKFGIASSSVVIEEFLSGEEFSLMAFVNGEVVIPLEIAQDHKRAFDGDLGPNTGGMGAYSPVPQIGDNTVNEAIEKVLKPAAKALVQEGRSFCGILYAGLINTVEGPKVIEFNARFGDPETQVILPRLKSDLVETIVEIISGGSPELIWDERKMVGVVVASKGYPGEYQKGAVLTGLADINPDVYTFHAGTVQNEFGEFETAGGRVLLVGAMDKNLEEACKKVYKELEKLKCNGIFYRKDIGFRALGIR; encoded by the coding sequence TTGAACGTACTAATCATTGGACGTGGTGGCAGAGAGCATGCCATCTGCCGAAAAGTGAGGGAAAGCAAGAAAGTTGAAAAGGTATTTGTTGCACCCGGTAATGCTGGGATGACGGATGTAGCAGATCTGGTTCTAATTCAAGAAAATGATTCTGAACAACTTGTTCAATTTGCCTTGGATCAGCAAGTTAGTTTGACAATCATTGGACCCGAAACGCCCCTCCTCGCAGGTCTCGCAGACAAGTTTCAAGCAGCAGGTTTACGCGTATTTGGACCAAGCCAAGCAGCTGCAGAAATTGAAGGAAGTAAGTCATTTGCAAAAGAAATAATGAAAAAATATCAGATTCCAACTGCTGAATATGCAGTCTTCTCTTCTTTTGAAGAAGCGAGAAAATACGTTGAGGAAAAAGGCGCCCCTATTGTCATTAAGGCAGACGGATTAGCAGCTGGAAAAGGTGTAACTGTTGCTTTAACAAAAGAGGAAGCTCTAATAAGCTTGGAAGAAATGCTGCTTGATCAAAAATTTGGAATAGCTTCATCAAGTGTTGTGATAGAAGAGTTTTTAAGCGGTGAGGAATTTTCACTAATGGCTTTCGTAAATGGTGAAGTAGTGATCCCACTAGAGATTGCACAGGATCATAAACGAGCATTCGATGGGGACCTTGGTCCCAATACGGGTGGTATGGGTGCTTATTCACCTGTCCCGCAAATTGGCGATAATACGGTTAATGAAGCGATTGAAAAGGTTCTGAAGCCTGCAGCTAAAGCACTTGTTCAGGAAGGCCGAAGCTTTTGTGGAATTTTATATGCGGGTTTAATTAATACTGTTGAGGGTCCCAAAGTCATCGAATTTAATGCTCGTTTCGGCGATCCAGAAACACAGGTGATATTGCCAAGGCTAAAATCGGATTTAGTCGAAACGATAGTAGAGATTATTAGTGGTGGTTCACCTGAATTAATTTGGGATGAACGGAAGATGGTTGGCGTAGTTGTGGCTTCAAAAGGATATCCTGGAGAATATCAAAAGGGTGCTGTTTTGACAGGGTTAGCTGATATTAATCCTGATGTTTACACCTTCCATGCCGGGACGGTTCAAAACGAATTTGGTGAATTTGAAACAGCAGGGGGAAGGGTTCTCCTGGTAGGAGCCATGGATAAAAATTTAGAAGAGGCTTGTAAAAAAGTCTATAAAGAACTTGAAAAGTTGAAGTGTAACGGTATATTTTATCGAAAAGACATTGGTTTTAGAGCTTTGGGAATAAGATAA
- a CDS encoding DUF2892 domain-containing protein, translated as MNVKPNIGVLNALIRITIGLTILSWSTAKLVKRPWRDSYLVMAMLGAMKVAEGIVRYCPITAMYEKCPVMKPDHNEADRSLDDLEESLDGEQILPYSPS; from the coding sequence ATGAATGTAAAGCCTAATATCGGCGTTTTAAATGCATTAATTCGGATTACGATTGGTTTGACTATCCTATCATGGAGCACAGCAAAACTGGTTAAACGCCCATGGAGAGATTCTTATTTGGTGATGGCAATGCTTGGTGCCATGAAAGTAGCAGAGGGAATTGTTCGTTATTGTCCAATAACCGCAATGTATGAAAAGTGTCCAGTTATGAAACCTGATCATAATGAAGCTGATCGATCATTAGATGATTTAGAAGAAAGTTTAGATGGGGAACAAATTTTACCTTACAGTCCATCCTAA
- a CDS encoding adenine deaminase C-terminal domain-containing protein, whose amino-acid sequence MLEQRYRWKNKQIRQHVSILDGKYAPTILLKNALYLNQTFRKWMRANIWIYEDRIVYVGDNLPVSHENCEVIDCTNEILVPGYIEPHAHPFQLYNPQTLAAYASQLGTTTLINDNMALILHLKKKEAFSLIRDLRSTPASMYWWSRFDAQTEILDENEIFSHSNVKTWLEHDAVLQGGELTGWPKLLAGDDMMLHWIQEAKRMRKQIEGHFPGASEKTLAKMMLFGADCDHESMTGEEIYNRLMQGYMVSLRYSSIRPDLPYLLDEMKRLEIESYDRLMFTTDGSSSSFYEQGIIDRMIQIAIEKGIPPIDAYNMATINVARYYNIEHLHGNIATGRVANINFLSDINNPTPISVLAKGKWLKRNGEAMEEFSTIANWDEYGFSPMEIKWDLKIDDLQFSMPFGIKMENSVITKPYSIAIDVSLDELPDDIDECFFTLIDRFGKWRINTILKGFANKLSGLASSYSNTGDIILIGKNKQDMICAFNRMKELGGGIVMAEENQIVCEISLPLGGIMSDLPVEEIMIHEKKLHKELIKRGYHFSDPIYSLLFFSSTHLPYIRITQQGMYDVMNKTVLFPSIMR is encoded by the coding sequence GTGTTAGAGCAACGCTATCGCTGGAAAAATAAACAAATTCGTCAACATGTATCCATTTTAGATGGAAAATATGCACCGACTATTCTTTTAAAAAATGCATTGTATTTAAATCAGACATTTCGCAAATGGATGCGAGCAAATATTTGGATTTATGAGGATCGAATTGTATATGTCGGAGACAATTTGCCAGTAAGCCATGAAAATTGTGAAGTCATTGACTGTACAAATGAAATTCTTGTTCCGGGTTATATTGAACCACATGCCCACCCATTTCAATTATATAATCCCCAGACACTCGCGGCTTATGCGTCACAGTTAGGAACAACAACGTTAATAAATGATAATATGGCATTGATTTTACATTTGAAAAAAAAGGAAGCGTTTTCGTTAATTAGGGATTTGCGCTCAACTCCTGCTTCTATGTATTGGTGGAGTCGTTTTGATGCACAAACGGAAATTTTAGATGAAAATGAAATCTTCTCACATAGTAACGTGAAGACTTGGCTTGAACATGATGCTGTACTTCAAGGGGGAGAGCTCACTGGTTGGCCCAAGCTGCTCGCCGGCGACGACATGATGCTTCATTGGATTCAAGAGGCAAAGCGTATGCGTAAACAAATTGAAGGTCATTTTCCGGGGGCATCTGAAAAGACATTAGCAAAGATGATGCTATTTGGAGCCGACTGTGATCATGAATCAATGACAGGAGAAGAAATATACAATCGATTAATGCAGGGATATATGGTTTCTTTGCGCTATTCTTCCATTCGACCTGATTTACCTTATTTGTTGGATGAGATGAAACGATTGGAGATCGAGTCCTATGATCGGTTAATGTTTACTACGGATGGATCATCATCTAGCTTTTATGAACAAGGCATTATTGATCGAATGATTCAGATTGCGATTGAAAAAGGGATTCCTCCTATTGATGCTTATAATATGGCAACTATTAATGTGGCTCGTTATTATAATATTGAGCATTTACATGGCAATATCGCAACAGGTAGAGTTGCTAATATTAACTTCTTATCAGATATCAACAATCCGACTCCTATCTCAGTACTTGCCAAAGGAAAATGGCTAAAACGGAATGGAGAGGCAATGGAGGAATTTTCAACTATTGCAAATTGGGATGAATATGGGTTTTCTCCGATGGAAATAAAGTGGGATTTAAAAATAGATGATTTGCAGTTCTCCATGCCTTTTGGGATTAAGATGGAAAATTCAGTGATTACGAAACCGTATTCGATCGCGATTGATGTATCGTTGGATGAACTACCAGATGATATAGATGAATGCTTTTTTACTTTAATTGATCGCTTTGGAAAATGGAGAATTAATACGATTTTGAAGGGGTTTGCCAATAAATTATCCGGCCTTGCTAGCTCGTATTCAAATACAGGTGATATTATATTGATTGGGAAAAATAAACAGGATATGATTTGCGCATTTAATCGAATGAAAGAGCTTGGCGGGGGAATCGTCATGGCAGAAGAAAATCAAATCGTTTGTGAAATTTCATTGCCACTAGGTGGGATAATGTCCGATCTTCCTGTTGAAGAAATAATGATTCATGAAAAAAAATTACACAAGGAACTGATTAAACGTGGCTATCATTTTTCAGATCCTATTTACAGTTTGCTCTTCTTTTCTTCAACTCATTTACCTTACATCCGTATTACCCAACAAGGGATGTATGATGTGATGAACAAAACAGTACTCTTTCCGTCGATAATGCGTTAA
- a CDS encoding DUF3048 domain-containing protein, with protein MKKWTAAAVIAFLLLSGCSQKDQAKPVKKAKEVTKVEKNAKSENEFPYYYPLTGVGSETKTDGRAVAVMINNFPKARPQSGLNKADIVYEILAEGDITRFLAVFQSEKPENIGPVRSARDYYIDIAKGLKALYIAHGYSPEAKKMLNSGYIDNLNGMVYDGTLFKRANFRKPPHNSYITYENILKGVKLKNYSMDATPPAFTFLTKDESLKLTGKTATSVMVSYFSHNIFDCIYEYDSSIGKYKRFTSGEQTIDLKTKQPILLDNIFIVEMDHQLIDSYGRRAVDLTSGGQAYLLQKGKVNEVEWKNDNGRIIPFKDGKEVPFVQGKTWVNVIPTKPGLLKSVSFNVK; from the coding sequence ATGAAAAAGTGGACTGCTGCAGCTGTTATTGCTTTTTTACTGCTATCAGGTTGTAGTCAAAAGGATCAAGCCAAACCAGTCAAAAAAGCAAAGGAAGTAACAAAAGTAGAAAAAAACGCCAAATCGGAAAATGAATTCCCATATTATTATCCATTAACTGGGGTAGGATCAGAGACAAAAACAGATGGTAGAGCAGTTGCAGTGATGATTAATAATTTTCCGAAAGCAAGACCACAGTCTGGTTTGAATAAAGCCGATATTGTCTATGAAATTCTTGCTGAAGGAGATATTACTCGCTTCCTTGCTGTATTTCAAAGTGAAAAGCCTGAAAATATTGGACCTGTTCGTAGTGCCAGGGATTATTATATAGACATCGCTAAAGGATTAAAGGCATTGTATATCGCACACGGTTACAGTCCGGAAGCAAAGAAAATGCTAAATAGTGGATATATCGATAATCTTAATGGAATGGTTTATGATGGAACGCTTTTTAAACGAGCCAACTTCCGAAAACCGCCTCATAATTCCTATATTACGTATGAAAATATTTTAAAAGGAGTCAAACTGAAAAACTATTCGATGGATGCGACTCCTCCTGCTTTTACATTTTTAACAAAAGATGAGAGCCTGAAATTAACGGGCAAAACTGCCACCTCTGTGATGGTATCGTATTTTTCACATAATATATTTGATTGTATCTACGAATATGACTCGTCTATTGGAAAGTACAAGCGCTTTACAAGTGGAGAACAAACCATTGATTTAAAAACAAAACAGCCTATCCTACTCGATAATATCTTTATTGTTGAAATGGATCACCAATTAATAGATTCTTATGGACGTCGAGCAGTTGATCTGACATCCGGAGGACAAGCCTATTTGCTTCAAAAGGGAAAGGTAAATGAAGTAGAATGGAAAAATGACAACGGAAGAATTATCCCATTTAAAGATGGGAAAGAAGTTCCTTTTGTTCAGGGGAAGACATGGGTCAATGTTATTCCAACGAAGCCAGGTTTACTTAAGAGTGTTTCATTTAATGTAAAATAA
- a CDS encoding YerC/YecD family TrpR-related protein: MQINKLRGKTLDQLFQAVLSLKDLEECYSFFDDLCTINEIQSLAQRLEVARMLRDGKTYHKIETETGASTATISRVKRCLNYGNDAYELALDRIKGPEETMEDVAQEPKN, encoded by the coding sequence ATGCAAATAAATAAATTAAGAGGGAAAACGCTCGATCAATTATTTCAGGCGGTTCTTTCATTAAAGGATTTAGAAGAATGTTATAGTTTCTTTGATGACCTTTGTACAATCAATGAAATTCAATCATTGGCACAACGTCTTGAAGTTGCAAGAATGTTGCGTGATGGAAAAACCTATCATAAAATTGAAACAGAAACAGGTGCAAGTACAGCAACTATTTCTCGTGTTAAACGTTGTTTGAATTATGGAAATGACGCCTATGAATTAGCGTTGGACCGAATCAAAGGACCTGAAGAGACAATGGAAGATGTAGCGCAAGAGCCGAAGAATTAA
- a CDS encoding heptaprenylglyceryl phosphate synthase, translating into MYDFRQWRHVFKLDPNKEISEKDLERICESGTDAVIVGGTDGVTLENVLDLMARIRRYTVPCVLEVSTIDTITPGFDLYFIPTILNSQDTKWITELHHQAVKEYGAVMNWDEIVMEGYCIVNKDCKAAKLTTVHTDLTSDDITAYAIMAEKMFQLPIFYIEYSGVYGDVQLVADVKNVLEKTILFYGGGISTVEQAVNMAKHADVIVVGNVIYENIDEALKTVKSIR; encoded by the coding sequence ATGTACGATTTTCGCCAATGGCGCCATGTGTTTAAACTTGACCCAAATAAAGAAATATCAGAAAAGGATTTGGAAAGAATTTGCGAATCCGGCACGGACGCAGTAATTGTTGGCGGAACAGATGGGGTAACTCTCGAAAATGTTCTAGACTTAATGGCAAGAATCCGAAGGTATACAGTTCCGTGTGTACTAGAGGTTTCAACTATTGATACGATTACCCCAGGGTTTGATCTATATTTTATCCCAACCATTTTAAATAGTCAGGATACAAAATGGATTACAGAACTACATCATCAGGCTGTAAAAGAATATGGTGCAGTTATGAATTGGGACGAGATCGTCATGGAGGGCTATTGTATAGTAAACAAGGATTGTAAAGCTGCTAAGCTTACAACTGTTCATACTGATTTAACAAGCGATGACATTACTGCTTATGCCATCATGGCTGAAAAAATGTTTCAGCTGCCGATTTTTTACATCGAATATAGTGGTGTATATGGGGATGTTCAGTTGGTTGCAGATGTCAAAAATGTTCTCGAAAAAACAATTCTTTTTTATGGTGGCGGGATTTCAACTGTTGAACAAGCTGTCAATATGGCCAAGCATGCAGATGTAATCGTGGTTGGAAATGTCATTTATGAAAATATTGATGAAGCGTTAAAAACGGTCAAAAGTATCCGATAA
- the pcrA gene encoding DNA helicase PcrA: protein MQYLTDKLINGLNPEQQSAVKATDGPLLIMAGAGSGKTRVLTHRIAYLMVEKGVNPYNILALTFTNKAAREMRDRISKMMGGVAEQIWISTFHSMCVRILRRDIDRIGFNRNFTILDTTDQLSVIKGILKDKNIDPKKFDPRAILGSISSAKNELIEPDEYAKTAGGYFDQVISDVYSEYQKRLRKNQALDFDDLIMSTILLFRRVPEVLEYYQRKFQYIHVDEYQDTNKAQYLLVKLMADRFKNLCVVGDSDQSIYRWRGADIANILSFEKDYPNVTVILLEQNYRSTKRILLAANEVIAKNMNRKPKNLWTENPEGNKIVYYRADSEQGEAQFVTGKIKELSEDGKYKLSDIAILYRTNAQSRVMEEVLLKSNINYSIVGGTKFYDRKEIKDMLAYLRLISNPDDDISLQRVINVPKRGIGSSSVDKMANFATMHDLSLYHTLDSIELVGLSPKTTRAAAEFRNLINNYTQMQEYVSVTELVEEILEKSGYREMLKAEKSIEAQSRLENLDELLSVTKNFEKTSEDKSLVAFLTDLALVADIDSMDDEGAEADAVVLMTLHSAKGLEFPVVFLIGLEEGVFPHSRSLMEEAEMEEERRLAYVGITRAEQSLFVTNAQMRTLFGRTNMNPASRFISEIPQDLLEGVEKPAKRMGSFGSKGTAYGSNGASFGTPAARKSIMRPVASTTGGDEFAWKVGDKAEHGKWGTGTVVSVKGEGEGIELDIAFPSPTGIKRLLAKFAPIKRA from the coding sequence TTGCAATATTTAACAGATAAATTAATAAATGGCTTGAATCCAGAGCAACAAAGCGCAGTTAAGGCAACAGATGGCCCCCTTCTAATTATGGCGGGTGCTGGAAGTGGCAAGACGAGAGTGTTAACGCATCGAATTGCCTATTTAATGGTGGAAAAAGGGGTTAACCCTTACAATATTTTGGCCCTTACATTTACAAACAAAGCAGCGAGAGAAATGAGAGACCGAATTTCAAAAATGATGGGCGGAGTAGCTGAACAGATTTGGATATCAACATTTCACTCGATGTGTGTAAGAATTTTGCGGAGAGATATTGATCGAATTGGCTTTAATCGTAATTTTACTATTCTCGATACAACGGATCAGCTCTCAGTTATTAAAGGTATCCTAAAGGATAAAAATATTGATCCAAAGAAGTTTGATCCACGTGCAATTCTTGGATCAATTAGTTCTGCCAAAAATGAATTAATTGAGCCAGATGAATATGCGAAAACCGCAGGTGGGTATTTTGATCAGGTTATTAGTGATGTTTATAGTGAATACCAAAAACGGCTAAGGAAGAATCAGGCCCTTGACTTTGATGATCTGATTATGTCAACGATTCTACTATTTAGGCGCGTTCCAGAGGTTTTAGAGTATTATCAACGCAAATTCCAATATATACATGTTGATGAGTATCAAGATACCAACAAAGCACAATATCTTTTAGTCAAGTTGATGGCTGACCGTTTTAAGAATCTTTGTGTTGTTGGGGACTCAGATCAATCGATTTATAGATGGAGAGGCGCAGATATCGCAAATATCCTTTCGTTTGAAAAAGACTATCCAAATGTAACTGTCATTTTACTTGAACAAAATTACCGTTCGACAAAAAGGATTTTACTGGCAGCTAATGAGGTTATCGCCAAAAACATGAACCGAAAGCCCAAAAATTTATGGACAGAAAATCCGGAAGGTAACAAAATTGTCTATTATCGTGCAGATAGTGAACAGGGAGAGGCCCAATTTGTTACGGGGAAAATTAAAGAACTATCTGAAGATGGAAAGTATAAGCTTTCTGATATAGCTATTCTTTATCGAACAAACGCCCAGTCCCGTGTGATGGAGGAAGTACTGTTAAAATCGAATATTAACTACTCAATTGTTGGTGGTACGAAGTTCTATGATCGTAAAGAAATTAAGGACATGCTTGCTTATCTTCGCTTAATCTCCAACCCAGATGATGATATCAGCCTACAGCGCGTGATAAATGTGCCTAAACGAGGGATTGGTTCAAGTTCAGTCGATAAAATGGCCAATTTTGCAACTATGCATGATCTATCTCTTTATCATACGTTGGATTCAATTGAATTGGTGGGCCTAAGCCCGAAAACGACAAGGGCAGCGGCTGAATTTCGTAATTTGATTAATAATTATACCCAAATGCAGGAATACGTTTCCGTTACAGAATTAGTTGAGGAAATTTTAGAAAAATCAGGGTACCGAGAAATGCTCAAAGCCGAAAAATCAATTGAAGCACAGAGCCGACTTGAAAACCTTGATGAATTATTATCAGTCACAAAGAACTTTGAAAAGACAAGTGAAGATAAGAGTTTGGTTGCCTTTTTAACTGATTTAGCTCTTGTTGCCGATATTGATTCAATGGATGATGAAGGTGCAGAAGCAGATGCGGTTGTTTTGATGACTTTACATTCTGCAAAAGGCTTGGAATTTCCTGTTGTCTTCTTAATTGGGTTGGAAGAAGGGGTATTCCCTCACAGCCGCTCTTTAATGGAAGAAGCAGAAATGGAAGAGGAACGCCGTCTAGCCTATGTAGGAATTACAAGAGCCGAACAAAGTTTGTTTGTGACTAATGCTCAAATGAGAACATTATTTGGTAGGACAAATATGAATCCAGCTTCTAGGTTTATCAGCGAAATCCCTCAGGACCTCTTAGAAGGTGTAGAGAAGCCTGCAAAAAGAATGGGATCATTTGGCTCTAAGGGGACGGCATATGGTTCAAATGGAGCTTCCTTTGGGACTCCAGCAGCAAGAAAATCGATTATGCGTCCAGTTGCATCAACAACAGGTGGAGATGAGTTTGCCTGGAAAGTGGGCGATAAAGCGGAACATGGCAAATGGGGTACAGGAACGGTAGTAAGTGTAAAAGGTGAAGGTGAAGGAATTGAACTCGATATTGCTTTCCCAAGCCCGACAGGTATTAAGCGTCTCCTTGCAAAATTTGCTCCAATTAAAAGGGCATAA